AAATAGTGCGGAATCTCTTTTTCAAGTCTTTCACTCCTTTGGTTATACTAACACATGTGTCAAGTCTTCATTATGCAGGGTCAAGTGCAGAACCAAACCTCCGAACGATTCGAGCGAGATATGCGTGTATGATTGCCATGGGATTGGGAGCAGGCCGATGGAATAAAGAAAGGGCGTATTGTCATACGCCCTTCAAGAATATCCTTTCTTCCCGCAAAATGATCAGCACGACCCCTTGCACTTGCAGGTTGTTGCCGTCTTCTTTGTGATCTTCCTGATCTTCATCCATCTCACCACCTTTCCAAAATCTCTATGACATTTCGTGACGAATAGAGGGTTTTGTTGCAGAGACACCGAGCCCGATGCACCCTCATCTAGTCATAGTATAGCGTATAGCGGCGATTCTGACCAATCTCAAATACGAGGGCCGCTGAGATCGTGAATCCGCCCTTGTCCTGCTGGCTTTTGTACCGCTCTTTTCTTGACTTTAGGCCGACCCTGTGGTAATTTTGTTGATGGACTACAAGGACACCCTTAATCTTCCGCAGACGGACTTTCCGATGAAGGCAAACCTCGCCCAGAGGGAGCCCGAGATCCTCGCCTTCTGGGAAGGAAAGAAGATATACGAAAAGATACAGGATAAGAATAGAGAGGACGCTTCATACATCCTCCACGACGGTCCGCCGTACGCGAACGGCCATATTCATATCGGCCATGCCCTGAACAAGGTACTGAAAGACATCATCGTAAAATACAAGTCTATGCAGGGCTTCTCTTCCCCTTATATTCCTGGCTGGGACTGCCACGGTCTTCCGATTGAACTCCAGGTCGACAAGAACCTCGGTGAGAAGAAGGAAAAGGTGGACCTCCTCGAAAAGAGAAAGCTCTGCAGGGATTATGCGGCGAAGTTCGTTGATGTCCAGAGGGAAGAGTTTCAAAGGCTCGGCGTCTTTGGCGACTGGTCTTCACCGTATCTCACCATGACGAATTCATACGAGGGGGCAATCGTCGAGGAGTTTGTGAAGTGTGTAAAGGCCGGCTATGTTTATAAAGGGAAGAAACCGGTGCACTGGTGTCCCTCCTGCGTCACAGCCCTTGCAGAGGCAGAGGTCGAGTATGCTGACAAGGAGTCTCCGTCAATATTCGTAAAGTTTGCCGTTGCCCAAGAGAGCCTCAGGAGATACCTCCCCGCGCTCAAGGGCAGGAAGGTCTTTGTGATCATCTGGACGACGACCCCCTGGACCTTGCCTGCAAACCTGGCTGTGGCGTTTCACCCGGATTTTGAGTATGCAGCAGTCGAAGCGGGGAATGAAGTCTATATCATTGCCGGGGGCAGGCTCGATGCGCTCAGAGAGAGGATAGGCCTCACGGGTCCTGTCATCGCAAAGGCCTCGGGCAAAGAACTCGAAGGCATGGAAGTGCTCCATCCCTTCGTTGAGAGAGTGTCGAGGGCTGTCCTGGGGGATTTTGTCTCTCTCGAAGAAGGAACGGGCATTGTCCATATAGCGCCTGGCCATGGCGAGGATGATTACGAGACCGGACTGAAATACGGTCTGGACATTTTTGCTCCTGTCGACGACAAGGGGAGATTCACCGAGCAGGCAGGCGACCTGGCGGGAGAATTCGTATTCAAGGCGAATCCCCTCATCATTGAGACCCTGAGGAAGAGGAATGCGTTGGTCAATGAAGAGAAGATCACCCATTCTTATCCCCATTGCTGGAGGTGCAAGAAGCCTGTGCTCTTCCGTGCAACGGAGCAATGGTTCATCTCGATGGAGCAGCGTGACCTGAGGCAGAGGTGTCTCGGAGAGATAGAGAGGGTGCGGTGGATCCCCTCCTGGGGTAAAGAGAGGATTTACGGCATGGTGGCGAACAGGCCTGACTGGTGTATCTCCCGGCAGCGTGCCTGGGGGGTTCCGATAACGCTTCTGAAGTGCGGCGAATGCGGCCGGTTTGTCGAAGACCATGATCTCCTCGATGGCATTGTGAGACTTGTCGAGAGCCATGGAGCAGATATCTGGTTCACGAAAAAGGCTGAAGAACTGTTGCCTCCGGGATACGTCTGCACGAGCTGCGGAGGAAAGGTTTTTTCAAAGGAAACGGATATACTCGACGTCTGGTTTGATTCCGGCGTCAGCCACGCTGCGGTATTGGGAAAGGACGAGAGACTTTCCTGGCCCGCTGATATGTATCTGGAAGGAAGCGATCAGCACAGGGGGTGGTTTCAGAGCTCGCTCATCGCCTCTGTCGGAACAAGGGAGGCCGCGCCTTACAGGACGGTCCTCACCCATGGTTTTGTCGTTGACGGTCAGGGCAAGAAGATGTCGAAGTCTCTCGGCAATGTGGTGGCGCCGCAGGATATTATCAAGGCAAACGGGGCAGAAATCGTGAGACTCTGGGTCTCTGCTGAGGACTACAGGGACGACATAAAGATATCCAAGGAGATCATCGACAGGCTCGTTGAAGCGTACCGGAAGATACGGAATACAGCCCGGTTCCTCCTCGGAAACCTCTTTGACTATGACGGGAAGGATTATCGCCATGGCCTCCTCGAGATCGACAGGTGGGCCATGTCCCGTCTCCAGGGGCTCGTGAGGAAGGTCACCGACGCCTTTGAGAGGTTTGAATTCCATCAGGTCTACCACAGCGTCCATAATTTCTGCATCGTTGATATGAGTTCGTTTTATCTCGATATCCTGAAGGACAGGCTCTATACAGCAAAGACCGATTCTCCGGAGCGGAGGGCTGCTCAATGGGTCCTCCATCAAATCCTTTCCGTTATGACGAGGCTCATGGCCCCCGTGCTCTCTTTCACCGCCGAGGAGATCTGGGGCTTTATGCCCGGAAGGGACGAGGAGAGCGTATTCCTGACACACTTCCCTGTTTTCGATGAAGAGTTCCACAATGGGCCGCTCGAAGAGAAGTGGGAGAGACTCATTGCCGTCCGGAATGCCGTGAACAAGGCCCTTGAGATAAAACGGCAGGAGAAGTTCATCGGTAATTCCCTCGAGGCAAAGGTCATCCTTTCTCTTCCTGACGAGGACTATGCCCTTCTCGACGCGTACCGGAACTTCCTGAAAGCGCTCTTCATAGTCTCTGACGTCGAAATCGGGAGGGGGCCTGTCAGCGGTGAAGGTGTTTTTGAGAGCCCTGAGCTGCCGGGCATTACGATCACGGTCACGAAGGCGGAAGGCGGGAAATGTCAGAGGTGCTGGAACTGGAGCACAAGAGTCGGGACCTTCGAAGACGCACCCGATCTCTGCGAGAGATGTTATAATGTCGTAGAATGAAAAAGGCCGCATATCTCCTCGTTGCACTCGCTATCGTCCTCTTTGACCAGATCACAAAACATATCGCAAGGGATTCGATAGGTCCCTTTGAGATCAAGAAGATCCTTCCGTTCCTCCAGCTCGTCAGCGTCAGGAACGAGGGCGCAGCCTTCGGTCTCTTCGCGGCTCTCGGAAATACGACCTTCATCCTCATTTCCGTAGTCGCGATCATCGTCGTCCTGGTTCTCCTCATGAGGACCGGGGAAGACCGCTTCGGACTCGCTCTCGTACTGGGCGGGGCAATCGGCAACCTCATAGACAGGATCGTTTTCGGCAAAGTGACGGACTTCATCGATGTCTTTGCAGGCAGGTTCCACTGGCCCGCATTCAACGTCGCAGATTCATCTCTTACCGTCGGACTCGTAGTGCTGCTCTTCCATTCCTTCTTCCCGGGGAAGAGGGAGAATCCGCTGTAATGCACCCGATACTTATCAGGATCGGGCCCCTCACGATACACACTTACGGCCTTCTGGTCGCGGCAGGCTTTCTCGTCGGCCTCCTCCTTGCCGGTCGTGAGGCAAAGAGGCAGAGTGTTGCCTCTGAGAGGATCATGGATATGGGTTTCTATATCCTCCTCGCCGCTATTGTCGGGTCAAGGCTTCTCTTTGTCGTGGTGAGTGCGGACCATTATGTGAGACATCCCCTCGATATCTTCAAGATATGGGAAGGAGGGCTTGTCTTTTACGGGGGACTCCTTCTCGCAGTTCCTGTGGCGATATGGTATCTGAGGAGACATCGGCTCGACACCTGGAAGGTCGCGGATATATTCGCCCCGTCCCTCCCGATCGGCCATGCCATTGGCAGGCTCGGCTGTTATGCAGCGGGGTGTTGTTATGGGAGAGAAGCCCATGGACTGCCGTGGGCCGTCACGTTTTCGGACCCCGATTGTCTCGCCAAGATAGGCGTACCGCTCCATCCTGTTCAGTTGTACGAGTCCGTCGGAGAGTTCCTCAATTTTCTTATCCTCATCGCCCTCAGGAGACATCAGTCCTTTAAAGGGCAGTTGTTCTGGACGTACGTTCTCCTCTATTCGATGCTGAGGTTCGGTGTCGAGTTCTTCAGGGGAGACGAGGTGAGGGGATTCATCCTGTCGGGAATCTCTGTTTCCCAGGGCATCAGCATTGTCACCGCTTTGGCCGCCTTGGTCGTAATGAAGAGGCTTTCCCGAAAACCAGACGCAATCCCGAGATGACGAATGGGACGGCAGAGACTGAAGGAATTTTTTGACAGGCTGATCGAACACATCACGGGATTTGTCCTCGCCCTCATAGCGATCATCGGTATCCTCGGCAGCGTGGTAGGGTATAAGTATTACCGGCACACCCAGGATGACCCAGAGTTCTGCATGTCATGCCATATGATGAAGGAGGCCTTTCAGGAATGGCAGAGGGGAAAGCACCGGGATTTTACCTGTCAGAAATGCCATAATCTCAGCCTCATCGAGCAGAATCAACTGCTCGTCTCCTTTGTGGTGAAGACCCCCGGGCCTTTTTCGCAGTCCCACGGCAGAAAGAAACCGTGGCTCCAATGCAAGACGTGCCATCTCAGCGAGGTTGCCCAGGGTTCAGCTTTGCGAAAGTCCTACGGTCATGCAAGACATGTCTTTATGCTCAATATCGAATGCAAGGTCTGTCACGGTAAGAGTCTCCATCTCTTTAAACCCAATGAGAATGCGTGCAAGGAATGTCACACGGACAAAGGAGTTCACGGTATCGGCATGGAAGCCTTCTCCTGTCTCAAGTGCCATTCTTTCTCGGAGAAGACACCGACGATGGTCTCGAAAGACCGGTGTCTGAAGTGCCATAAGGAGCGCTTCGAGGGCCCGATGTCGAGTTTCCAATGCCACCAATGCCACAAACCCCACGGGAAAATAAAACTCACGTCAGAAGATTGTCTCAGACAATGCCATCAGAGCGAAGTAAAAGTGGGACAGCATGCGCTCCACATGAAGAAGAAGATGGAGTGTCTCGATTGCCACAAGGCTCACACCTGGGTAGTCGGGCAGAAAGCGGCAAAGGGCCTCTGCAACAGATGCCATGTGTTGAAGGACCCGAAGACCTTTGTCTATTAATCTATCCTAATGTGGTTCCCTTTTGAGAAGGAACCGAATCTCTTTCAAACCGGCACTCCTTCCTTGCGGATATTCATCAGGAGAGGGCTTTTGATGTGGCGGTAGTCATGTTCCGAAACCGGATAGACGGACAATAATACGCCGTGTTTGGAATTCAGGTCGGAAGCAATGTCTATTATCCTGTCAATTTCCTGCCCCGGCTTGACTCTTCCCTGAAGCACTAATGCCACGTTAATGTCAGACTTTCCTGTCGCCTCCACCCTTGCCCATGAGCCGTAGAGGATTATCTGCTTCAGCCTGTCTTTATATAAGGCGGATAATTCCCTTTTGAAATCATCGATCGGTCTTTTGAATGCGTGGCTTTGGTTCTGAGTCTTAGTTTTCATATCACCACCATATTAAGGGTTTCATGAGCTTATAATCCAAACGTTGCTTCCCTACAAGAGGAACGTTCCTCTATGCGTCAGCGCATCCCCGCGTATGCGGGGAACATGGCATAAGGTGTTCTCAATTTCCTGCCTCATGCGGTTCATCCCCGGGTATGCGGGGAACATAAAATCCGAAACGCTACATGCCCCCATGCCGTCGGTTCATCCC
The Thermodesulfovibrionales bacterium DNA segment above includes these coding regions:
- the ileS gene encoding isoleucine--tRNA ligase, translating into MDYKDTLNLPQTDFPMKANLAQREPEILAFWEGKKIYEKIQDKNREDASYILHDGPPYANGHIHIGHALNKVLKDIIVKYKSMQGFSSPYIPGWDCHGLPIELQVDKNLGEKKEKVDLLEKRKLCRDYAAKFVDVQREEFQRLGVFGDWSSPYLTMTNSYEGAIVEEFVKCVKAGYVYKGKKPVHWCPSCVTALAEAEVEYADKESPSIFVKFAVAQESLRRYLPALKGRKVFVIIWTTTPWTLPANLAVAFHPDFEYAAVEAGNEVYIIAGGRLDALRERIGLTGPVIAKASGKELEGMEVLHPFVERVSRAVLGDFVSLEEGTGIVHIAPGHGEDDYETGLKYGLDIFAPVDDKGRFTEQAGDLAGEFVFKANPLIIETLRKRNALVNEEKITHSYPHCWRCKKPVLFRATEQWFISMEQRDLRQRCLGEIERVRWIPSWGKERIYGMVANRPDWCISRQRAWGVPITLLKCGECGRFVEDHDLLDGIVRLVESHGADIWFTKKAEELLPPGYVCTSCGGKVFSKETDILDVWFDSGVSHAAVLGKDERLSWPADMYLEGSDQHRGWFQSSLIASVGTREAAPYRTVLTHGFVVDGQGKKMSKSLGNVVAPQDIIKANGAEIVRLWVSAEDYRDDIKISKEIIDRLVEAYRKIRNTARFLLGNLFDYDGKDYRHGLLEIDRWAMSRLQGLVRKVTDAFERFEFHQVYHSVHNFCIVDMSSFYLDILKDRLYTAKTDSPERRAAQWVLHQILSVMTRLMAPVLSFTAEEIWGFMPGRDEESVFLTHFPVFDEEFHNGPLEEKWERLIAVRNAVNKALEIKRQEKFIGNSLEAKVILSLPDEDYALLDAYRNFLKALFIVSDVEIGRGPVSGEGVFESPELPGITITVTKAEGGKCQRCWNWSTRVGTFEDAPDLCERCYNVVE
- the lspA gene encoding signal peptidase II; the encoded protein is MKKAAYLLVALAIVLFDQITKHIARDSIGPFEIKKILPFLQLVSVRNEGAAFGLFAALGNTTFILISVVAIIVVLVLLMRTGEDRFGLALVLGGAIGNLIDRIVFGKVTDFIDVFAGRFHWPAFNVADSSLTVGLVVLLFHSFFPGKRENPL
- the lgt gene encoding prolipoprotein diacylglyceryl transferase, with amino-acid sequence MHPILIRIGPLTIHTYGLLVAAGFLVGLLLAGREAKRQSVASERIMDMGFYILLAAIVGSRLLFVVVSADHYVRHPLDIFKIWEGGLVFYGGLLLAVPVAIWYLRRHRLDTWKVADIFAPSLPIGHAIGRLGCYAAGCCYGREAHGLPWAVTFSDPDCLAKIGVPLHPVQLYESVGEFLNFLILIALRRHQSFKGQLFWTYVLLYSMLRFGVEFFRGDEVRGFILSGISVSQGISIVTALAALVVMKRLSRKPDAIPR
- a CDS encoding NapC/NirT family cytochrome c: MGRQRLKEFFDRLIEHITGFVLALIAIIGILGSVVGYKYYRHTQDDPEFCMSCHMMKEAFQEWQRGKHRDFTCQKCHNLSLIEQNQLLVSFVVKTPGPFSQSHGRKKPWLQCKTCHLSEVAQGSALRKSYGHARHVFMLNIECKVCHGKSLHLFKPNENACKECHTDKGVHGIGMEAFSCLKCHSFSEKTPTMVSKDRCLKCHKERFEGPMSSFQCHQCHKPHGKIKLTSEDCLRQCHQSEVKVGQHALHMKKKMECLDCHKAHTWVVGQKAAKGLCNRCHVLKDPKTFVY
- a CDS encoding nucleotidyltransferase domain-containing protein, translating into MKTKTQNQSHAFKRPIDDFKRELSALYKDRLKQIILYGSWARVEATGKSDINVALVLQGRVKPGQEIDRIIDIASDLNSKHGVLLSVYPVSEHDYRHIKSPLLMNIRKEGVPV